The Humulus lupulus chromosome 4, drHumLupu1.1, whole genome shotgun sequence genome has a window encoding:
- the LOC133831018 gene encoding zinc finger protein BALDIBIS, with the protein MRIMAGTEGFSSNINGWFGTTAHLPHHHNQEPNRNPTSPKPNPTTTTTAVAKKKRNLPGTPDPDAEVVALSPKTLMATHRFMCEICNKGFQRDQNLQLHRRGHNLPWKLRQRTNKDQVKKKVYICPEKSCVHHDPGRALGDLTGIKKHFSRKHGEKKWKCEKCSKKYAVQSDWKAHSKTCGTREYKCDCGTLFSRKDSFITHRAFCDALAEESARLTSVVSTNLSFGNSNNNNVDDHTNAITTSSTSSSTTIVNMDHLTHGLGIMSGRTSSHGFQLHQDHFNHHLSKSRLSLWLNQANSSSHNNNLINNNPMDYIYSSSVPEMIQNMGSTTSTSNTTLFGSCSTSVSSLVGLKEEPNRVLNNSSSSSVSSSSSKPIIAPISATALLQKAAQMGSTRSSSNPSFSTTTTTTSTSSPGVVMIMNSSSSSLLSSSATPSNVNVATNMAHHHHHHHGYLDGSNLRSLGNNMSLSSSNNGIENGLTRDFLGSGSGGEVEQRQFLSHNSFGSSAMGLSQFTGNH; encoded by the exons ATGCGTATTATGGCTGGTACTGAAGGGTTTTCTTCCAATATTAATGGCTGGTTTGGCACTACTGCTCATCTTCCTCATCATCATAATCAAGAGCCAAACCGTAACCCTACTAGCCCAAAACCAAACCcaactactactacaactgctgTTGCCAAGAAGAAGAGAAATCTCCCAGGAACACCAG ATCCAGATGCGGAGGTTGTTGCATTATCTCCAAAGACCCTTATGGCCACACACAGATTCATGTGTGAAATATGCAACAAAGGGTTCCAGAGAGATCAGAACTTGCAGCTTCATAGACGAGGTCACAACCTTCCATGGAAGCTCCGGCAAAGGACTAACAAAGATCAGGTGAAGAAGAAGGTGTACATATGTCCTGAAAAGAGTTGTGTCCACCATGACCCTGGTCGAGCCCTGGGTGACCTTACTGGAATAAAGAAACACTTTAGTCGAAAACATGGTGAGAAGAAGTGGAAGTGTGAAAAGTGTTCGAAAAAATATGCAGTTCAATCTGACTGGAAAGCTCACTCCAAGACTTGTGGTACTAGAGAGTACAAGTGTGATTGTGGAACCCTCTTTTCCAG GAAAGATAGCTTCATTACACATAGAGCGTTTTGTGATGCCCTAGCAGAAGAGAGTGCTAGGCTTACTTCGGTTGTGTCCACCAATCTGAGCTTTggtaatagtaataataataatgttgatGATCACACTAATGCTATTACTACTAGTAGTACTAGTTCAAGTACAACTATAGTTAATATGGACCATTTAACACATGGACTCGGCATCATGAGTGGTCGTACTAGTAGTCATGGTTTTCAGCTTCATCAAGATCATTTCAATCATCATCTCAGCAAGTCAAGATTATCACTTTGGCTTAACCAAGCAAATTCATCATCACATAATAATAACCTTATTAATAATAATCCCATGGATTATATCTATAGTAGCAGTGTGCCAGAGATGATTCAAAATATGGGATCAACTACTAGTACTAGTAATACTACTCTCTTTGGCTCTTGTTCTACTTCTGTGTCAAGTTTGGTTGGATTAAAGGAAGAACCAAATCGAGTACTTAACAACTCTTCATCATCATCAGTATCATCCTCATCATCAAAGCCTATTATTGCTCCAATATCAGCCACAGCTCTTCTCCAAAAAGCAGCTCAAATGGGCTCAACCAGATCATCAAGCAACCCTTCAtttagtactactactactactactagcacATCATCACCAGGTGTAGTCATGATCATGAACTCATCTTCTTCATCTTTATTATCTTCTTCAGCTACTCCTAGTAATGTCAATGTGGCCACCAACATggctcatcatcatcatcatcatcatggaTACTTGGACGGTTCAAATTTGAGATCATTAGGGAATAACATGTCATTGTCATCATCAAATAATGGCATCGAAAATGGTCTGACCAGGGATTTTCTAGGCTCGGGATCAGGTGGAGAGGTGGAACAAAGGCAATTCTTGTCACATAATTCCTTTGGCTCATCAGCTATGGGATTGAGCCAATTCACTGGCAACCACTGA